From the genome of Streptomyces sp. V1I1, one region includes:
- a CDS encoding CBS domain-containing protein, translated as MAQQVREIMTGTPAAVGPQTSVTEVARRMREEDIGAVLVVEDEQLRGLVTDRDLVVRVLADGKNIEDTTVSAACSADPVAVSPDDDIDRAVQLMRQRAVRRLPVLDNGRPVGIISLGDLAIERDPDSTLGDISSAEPNQ; from the coding sequence ATGGCTCAGCAAGTCCGCGAGATCATGACGGGAACTCCCGCCGCGGTGGGACCGCAGACGTCAGTGACCGAGGTCGCCCGGCGGATGCGTGAGGAAGACATCGGGGCGGTCCTCGTCGTGGAGGACGAACAACTGCGCGGCCTGGTCACCGACCGGGACCTGGTGGTGCGCGTCCTTGCCGACGGGAAGAACATCGAAGACACCACCGTGTCGGCGGCCTGCAGCGCCGACCCGGTCGCCGTCTCCCCCGACGACGACATCGACCGCGCCGTGCAGCTGATGAGACAACGGGCAGTACGCCGGCTGCCGGTCCTCGACAACGGGCGCCCGGTGGGCATCATCTCCCTCGGCGACCTGGCCATCGAACGGGACCCCGACTCGACGCTGGGCGACATCAGCTCGGCCGAACCCAACCAGTAA
- a CDS encoding nuclear transport factor 2 family protein, translating to MKNIRRVAAPFIGVLAGAVATGLLMGENATATESDSPSDRFAIREVIDRHQMYIDLRDADGYANLYAKDGHYRSPFGSADGRSEIKAMFIDLAEKGFTKGKRHMTGPAMIEVNGTAATARSWYWVAETETEHAVYATGTYTDKLRKVNGKWEIVQRTQTLDELAPNS from the coding sequence ATGAAGAACATCCGGAGGGTGGCCGCACCCTTCATCGGTGTGCTGGCGGGTGCTGTGGCCACGGGCCTGCTGATGGGCGAGAACGCCACCGCCACGGAGAGCGACAGTCCTAGCGACCGGTTCGCCATCCGCGAGGTGATAGACCGTCACCAGATGTACATCGATCTCAGGGACGCCGACGGCTACGCCAACCTGTACGCCAAGGACGGCCACTACCGGAGCCCGTTCGGCTCCGCCGACGGCCGGAGCGAGATCAAGGCCATGTTCATCGACCTGGCCGAGAAGGGCTTCACCAAGGGCAAGCGGCACATGACCGGACCCGCCATGATCGAGGTCAACGGCACGGCCGCCACCGCCCGTTCCTGGTACTGGGTCGCGGAGACCGAGACGGAGCACGCCGTCTACGCCACCGGCACCTACACCGACAAGCTCCGCAAGGTGAACGGCAAGTGGGAGATCGTCCAGCGCACGCAGACGCTCGACGAGCTTGCTCCCAACAGCTAG
- a CDS encoding nucleotide sugar dehydrogenase: MRVGVVGQGYVGLTAAVGLAEQGHVVTGIDCDPARVAMLAKGRMPFEEPSLELPLAAATDAQSLSFVTDLADLEVPVDAVVVAVGSPPTPSGRPDLRQAGAALAGVMALDPLPGLVVVKSTIPPGTSSGWLAGRWGERLADRYVYSPEFLNQGAAIEDWRHPARLVAGLTDAGLLPVVRELYRGIDAPLVVTDPTSAEVVKYASNAFLATKVSFVGDLITLCEGTGADIDDVLTATGLDPRIGTAFLRAEGGYAGSCLPKDTLALRHWARLTGRPLPVIEAVIAANQAQQLRTVRIIEEGLGPARLLAGDAIVAVLGLRYQPWTDDLRDAPCMTLLPELQTIGARLRVFEPTLTPGQITTFFPGIEVAAGLEEALTGAAAAIVLTDWPQTVNAPWPQLATLMETPRLVVDTKNCLPADMLAASPLRYHSMGPRAHTTLSPASPPHIAEHENASPKQTPRPGPRIP; encoded by the coding sequence ATGCGTGTCGGTGTGGTGGGGCAGGGCTATGTGGGGCTGACGGCCGCGGTGGGGCTGGCCGAGCAGGGGCATGTGGTGACCGGGATCGACTGTGATCCGGCTCGTGTGGCGATGCTGGCCAAGGGGCGGATGCCGTTCGAGGAGCCCAGCCTGGAGCTCCCCCTGGCCGCCGCGACCGATGCGCAGAGCCTGTCCTTCGTGACGGACCTGGCCGACCTCGAGGTGCCCGTGGATGCGGTGGTGGTGGCGGTGGGCTCGCCGCCCACCCCTTCGGGCCGCCCCGATCTGCGTCAGGCAGGCGCCGCGTTGGCCGGCGTCATGGCCCTGGACCCGCTGCCCGGCCTGGTGGTGGTCAAGAGCACCATCCCGCCGGGCACAAGCAGCGGGTGGCTGGCCGGCCGGTGGGGCGAGCGGCTGGCCGACCGGTATGTCTACAGTCCGGAGTTCCTCAACCAGGGAGCGGCGATCGAGGACTGGCGCCACCCCGCACGCCTGGTCGCCGGTCTCACCGACGCAGGGCTCCTGCCGGTGGTGCGGGAGCTGTACCGAGGTATCGACGCGCCGCTGGTGGTCACCGATCCCACCTCCGCGGAAGTGGTCAAGTACGCCAGCAACGCGTTCCTGGCCACCAAGGTCAGCTTCGTCGGCGATCTGATCACCCTGTGCGAGGGCACCGGCGCCGACATCGACGACGTGCTGACCGCCACCGGGCTCGACCCGAGGATCGGCACCGCTTTCCTGCGCGCCGAAGGCGGATACGCCGGCTCATGCCTGCCCAAGGACACCCTGGCGCTGCGCCACTGGGCCCGGCTCACCGGACGCCCGCTGCCGGTCATCGAGGCGGTCATCGCCGCCAACCAGGCCCAGCAGCTGCGGACGGTCAGGATCATCGAAGAGGGCCTTGGCCCCGCCCGGCTTCTGGCCGGTGACGCCATCGTGGCCGTCCTCGGGCTGCGCTACCAGCCCTGGACGGACGACCTGCGCGACGCTCCCTGCATGACGCTCCTCCCCGAACTGCAGACTATCGGCGCCCGCTTGCGTGTCTTCGAACCGACCCTGACTCCAGGACAGATCACCACCTTCTTCCCCGGCATCGAAGTGGCCGCCGGCCTGGAAGAGGCCCTCACCGGTGCCGCGGCTGCCATCGTGCTGACCGACTGGCCGCAAACCGTCAACGCCCCCTGGCCACAGCTGGCTACCCTGATGGAAACACCCCGACTGGTCGTCGACACCAAGAACTGCCTGCCCGCCGACATGCTGGCCGCCTCCCCGCTGCGCTACCACTCCATGGGACCACGCGCCCACACCACCCTCAGCCCGGCGTCCCCTCCGCACATCGCGGAACACGAGAACGCCTCACCCAAGCAGACGCCCCGCCCCGGACCCCGAATCCCCTGA
- a CDS encoding PIG-L deacetylase family protein — MTVNKLIIGRVLRHPVPEDWRRGLAVVAHPDDLEFGASSAIARWTAQGKTVVDLLVTRGEAGIESMPPERTAAVRSAEQIAAAGLVGVDQVEFLNHPDGTVEYGIALRRDLARAIRRHRPDVIISLNFREFFDNGALNHADHRAVGSALIDAARDAANRWVFPELLDEGLQPWSGVRCAMFGSSPEAEHFVDVTAHLDRGVESLAAHEAYLGNLAGGFDPEQFLRRQAADAGRRAGVPLAVAFEVVPL; from the coding sequence GTGACTGTCAATAAATTGATCATTGGTCGGGTGTTGCGGCATCCCGTGCCGGAGGACTGGCGCCGCGGGCTTGCGGTGGTGGCGCACCCGGACGACCTGGAGTTCGGGGCCTCGTCGGCGATCGCCCGGTGGACCGCTCAAGGCAAGACGGTGGTCGATCTGCTGGTCACCCGGGGCGAGGCCGGAATCGAGTCGATGCCTCCCGAGCGCACCGCGGCGGTGCGCTCGGCCGAGCAGATCGCTGCCGCCGGGCTCGTCGGGGTGGACCAGGTCGAGTTCCTGAACCACCCCGACGGCACGGTCGAATACGGCATCGCGTTGCGCCGCGACCTCGCCCGCGCCATCCGACGCCACCGCCCCGACGTGATCATCTCGCTCAACTTCCGGGAGTTCTTCGACAACGGTGCGCTCAACCACGCCGACCACCGCGCCGTGGGCTCGGCGCTGATCGACGCGGCCCGCGACGCGGCGAACCGGTGGGTGTTCCCCGAACTGCTCGACGAAGGACTCCAGCCGTGGTCCGGCGTTCGCTGTGCCATGTTCGGTTCGTCGCCGGAGGCCGAGCACTTCGTCGACGTCACGGCGCATCTCGACCGGGGAGTGGAGTCCTTGGCCGCGCACGAGGCATACCTCGGCAACCTTGCGGGAGGCTTCGACCCCGAGCAGTTCCTGCGCCGTCAGGCCGCTGACGCTGGACGCCGCGCGGGAGTGCCGCTGGCGGTCGCCTTCGAAGTGGTCCCGCTATGA
- a CDS encoding transposase — protein MPLVDMLKEAVLRTGCLDAVTSVSGGGSLSPEVLAERLLLVICAYGTNTGIKAVASGGHGHTEDELRYVRRRYLSAEAARAIAVQIANATFAARSTELWGQGSTAVASDSTHVRAYDQNLFAEWHSRYGGRGVLIYWHVEKKSLAIHSQLINCTASEVAAMIEGAMRHGTTMDVEANYTDSHGQSEIGFGITRLLNFDLLPRIKRINKVKLYRPVVGEADAYPQLTPALTRPIRWELIAQQYDQMIKYATAIRTRTASTEAILRRFTRNASHPTYAAMLEVGRAQKTIFVARYLRLRDLQREIEEGLNVMESSNGANSVIAYGKGGEIASNRRDEQEMFVLCLRILQSALVYVNTLMLQNVLDEPEWADILTPADRRGLTSLFWSHVRPYGEVNLDMDSRLELAVARVPGPRTPADDAEHPAMEKR, from the coding sequence GTGCCGCTCGTCGACATGCTGAAGGAGGCGGTGCTGCGGACCGGCTGCCTGGACGCGGTCACTTCCGTCTCCGGCGGCGGCAGCCTCTCGCCGGAGGTGCTGGCGGAGCGCCTGTTGCTGGTCATCTGCGCGTACGGAACGAACACCGGGATCAAGGCCGTGGCGTCCGGCGGTCACGGGCACACCGAGGACGAACTGCGGTACGTGCGGCGTCGGTATCTGTCGGCGGAGGCCGCACGCGCCATCGCTGTCCAGATCGCGAATGCCACCTTTGCGGCCCGCAGCACCGAGTTGTGGGGCCAGGGCTCGACCGCGGTCGCCTCCGATTCCACCCATGTGCGCGCCTACGACCAGAACCTGTTCGCCGAGTGGCACTCGCGCTACGGCGGCCGCGGGGTGCTCATCTACTGGCACGTGGAGAAGAAGTCTCTGGCCATCCACTCCCAGCTGATCAACTGCACCGCATCCGAGGTCGCCGCGATGATCGAGGGCGCGATGCGGCACGGCACCACCATGGACGTCGAAGCCAACTACACAGACAGCCATGGCCAGTCGGAGATCGGGTTCGGCATCACCCGGCTGCTGAACTTCGACCTTCTGCCGCGGATCAAGCGGATCAACAAGGTCAAGCTGTACCGGCCGGTGGTCGGCGAGGCGGACGCCTATCCGCAGCTCACCCCGGCGCTGACCCGCCCGATCCGCTGGGAACTCATCGCCCAGCAGTACGACCAGATGATCAAGTACGCAACCGCGATCCGGACCCGTACCGCGTCCACCGAGGCGATCCTGCGGCGCTTCACCCGCAACGCCTCCCACCCCACCTACGCGGCGATGCTGGAGGTCGGCCGCGCGCAGAAGACCATCTTCGTGGCCCGCTACCTGCGGCTGCGGGACCTCCAGCGGGAGATCGAGGAGGGCCTGAACGTGATGGAGTCCTCCAACGGCGCGAACTCCGTGATCGCCTACGGCAAAGGCGGGGAGATCGCGTCCAACCGGCGCGACGAGCAGGAGATGTTCGTGCTGTGCCTGCGGATTCTGCAATCGGCCCTGGTGTATGTGAACACCCTGATGCTCCAGAACGTCCTGGACGAACCGGAGTGGGCCGACATCCTCACGCCCGCCGACCGGCGCGGCCTGACCTCGCTGTTCTGGTCCCACGTACGTCCGTACGGGGAAGTGAACCTTGATATGGACAGCCGCTTGGAGCTCGCCGTGGCCCGCGTGCCCGGACCTCGCACACCGGCGGACGACGCCGAACACCCAGCCATGGAGAAGCGGTGA
- a CDS encoding LLM class flavin-dependent oxidoreductase: protein MTDYGRPVEFGYSTEPGRYDEVLHSVLLAERLGLDLVGIQDHPYQGRFLDTWTLLSCLVARTERIRFFPDVSNLPLRHPPLIAKSAATLDVISGGRFELGLGAGGAWEAVEAYGGMRRTAGEAVTALEEAIAVIRLLWSEQRSVRYEGRFYSLRGAHPGPLPVHDMGIWLGALGPRSLELTGRLADGWVPSSPFLPPPRLPEAHVRIDDAAGSAGRRPEDIRRLYNVNGVITDGPGQSFLVGPVEQWVEELTGLVVEGGMDTFVFFPRGPVDRQLPRFAEEVVPAVRAAVARERGDGPAASR, encoded by the coding sequence ATGACGGACTACGGTCGGCCGGTGGAGTTCGGGTACTCCACCGAGCCCGGGCGGTACGACGAGGTGCTGCACTCGGTCCTGCTGGCTGAGCGGCTGGGACTCGACCTTGTGGGCATCCAGGACCATCCCTATCAGGGAAGGTTCCTGGACACATGGACGCTGCTGAGCTGCCTGGTCGCCCGCACCGAGCGGATCCGCTTCTTCCCCGACGTGTCCAACCTGCCCCTGCGGCATCCGCCGCTGATCGCCAAGTCGGCCGCCACTTTGGATGTCATCAGCGGCGGCCGGTTCGAGCTCGGGTTGGGGGCAGGTGGCGCCTGGGAGGCGGTGGAGGCGTACGGCGGCATGCGGCGTACCGCCGGCGAGGCGGTCACGGCGCTCGAAGAGGCGATCGCGGTCATCCGGCTGCTCTGGAGCGAGCAGCGGTCGGTGCGCTATGAGGGGCGGTTCTATTCGCTGCGGGGCGCCCACCCGGGTCCGCTCCCCGTCCACGACATGGGCATCTGGCTCGGTGCCCTCGGGCCGCGCTCCCTCGAACTGACGGGACGGCTGGCGGACGGCTGGGTGCCCTCGTCGCCCTTCCTGCCGCCGCCCCGGCTGCCGGAGGCTCATGTCCGGATCGATGACGCCGCCGGCTCGGCCGGTCGACGCCCCGAGGACATTCGCCGCCTGTACAACGTCAACGGCGTGATCACCGACGGACCGGGCCAGAGCTTCCTCGTTGGGCCTGTCGAGCAGTGGGTGGAGGAGTTGACCGGGCTCGTCGTCGAGGGCGGCATGGACACCTTCGTCTTCTTCCCGAGGGGTCCCGTCGACCGTCAGCTGCCGCGGTTCGCCGAAGAAGTGGTGCCCGCCGTCCGGGCGGCCGTCGCCCGCGAACGGGGCGACGGTCCCGCGGCCTCGCGCTGA
- a CDS encoding MFS transporter, with protein sequence MTVLPVARPTPEVVMSQEDRSTALSPVSPAGGPPDAGPPAGRVVAALSVAVLAYGLLQTLVAPALPTFQRHFGVSGDWAAWVFTLYLLSGAVLTPVLARFGDRRGKRRVLLVSLAVFGAGTLLAALAWNFPVLLLARAAQGAGAAALPLSFGLISALLPRQRIGHGLGIVSAMIGAGTGLGFVIGGLLVDHASWRWMFAVLAGVIAFAFLLVARWIPNDTARREEPQDVAGTVLLSLGLVALLLAITQGSHAGWLSAPVLGLFLTAAVFLAALAVAEKRTPHPLLEPRVFLDRPMLLTHCAAALFYAAALIFFLLVPTLAQLPTHGPEGAVSGFGFTVTAAGLLMLPSALLQVLVAPLVPALERRFGHRAPLLGGLLLVLAGSLALALWHATPVQVLADSVLLGTGAAFSFAALPSLVVRFAPGHAIATANGLNTVVRTVGGVIGTQIAIAILSAHSVTGSALPSAGAFTVVFALGAVFAAVGVAVVLLLPRAAAAR encoded by the coding sequence GTGACGGTCCTGCCGGTCGCCCGTCCCACACCAGAGGTCGTCATGTCCCAGGAAGACCGATCTACTGCCCTTTCCCCCGTCTCGCCCGCGGGCGGCCCCCCGGACGCCGGCCCGCCTGCCGGCCGTGTGGTCGCCGCACTCTCGGTAGCGGTGCTGGCCTACGGGCTGCTCCAGACCCTGGTTGCTCCGGCCTTGCCCACCTTCCAGCGGCACTTCGGGGTGAGCGGCGACTGGGCCGCGTGGGTATTCACCCTCTACCTGCTGTCCGGCGCCGTACTGACTCCCGTGCTCGCCCGCTTCGGCGACCGGCGCGGCAAACGCCGCGTCCTGCTCGTTTCGCTCGCCGTCTTTGGGGCCGGCACTCTCTTGGCCGCCCTCGCTTGGAACTTTCCCGTCCTGCTGCTGGCGCGCGCGGCACAGGGTGCCGGAGCGGCCGCACTTCCCCTGTCCTTCGGGCTCATCAGCGCCCTGCTTCCCCGGCAGCGGATCGGCCATGGCCTTGGGATCGTGTCCGCGATGATCGGCGCGGGCACCGGGCTGGGCTTCGTCATCGGCGGCCTCCTGGTCGACCACGCGTCATGGAGATGGATGTTCGCCGTGCTCGCCGGCGTCATCGCGTTCGCCTTCCTGCTGGTGGCCCGGTGGATTCCCAATGACACCGCGCGCCGGGAGGAACCTCAGGACGTGGCGGGGACCGTCCTGCTCTCGCTCGGCCTGGTGGCACTTCTGCTCGCGATCACCCAGGGCTCGCACGCCGGATGGCTGTCCGCCCCCGTGCTCGGACTCTTCCTCACCGCCGCCGTGTTCCTGGCCGCCCTGGCGGTGGCCGAGAAGCGCACGCCGCATCCACTGCTCGAACCGCGCGTTTTCCTCGACCGACCGATGCTGCTGACCCACTGCGCCGCGGCGCTCTTCTACGCCGCAGCCCTGATCTTCTTCCTCCTCGTGCCGACGCTCGCTCAGTTGCCGACGCACGGCCCCGAAGGTGCCGTGTCGGGATTCGGTTTCACCGTCACTGCGGCCGGCCTGCTCATGCTCCCCTCGGCACTGCTGCAGGTTCTGGTGGCACCGCTCGTACCCGCGCTTGAGCGGAGGTTCGGCCACCGCGCCCCCTTGCTCGGAGGACTGTTGCTCGTACTTGCCGGGAGCCTGGCGCTGGCACTCTGGCACGCCACGCCGGTGCAGGTGCTCGCCGATTCCGTACTGCTGGGAACGGGCGCCGCCTTCAGCTTTGCGGCACTGCCGTCGCTCGTGGTCCGGTTCGCTCCGGGACACGCGATAGCCACCGCCAACGGCCTCAACACCGTCGTCCGCACAGTGGGCGGCGTCATCGGGACCCAAATCGCCATCGCGATCCTCAGCGCCCATTCGGTCACCGGCTCGGCGCTGCCGAGCGCAGGTGCCTTCACCGTCGTGTTCGCGCTCGGCGCCGTATTCGCGGCGGTCGGTGTGGCGGTGGTCCTGCTCCTGCCTCGGGCTGCCGCCGCACGTTGA
- a CDS encoding MarR family winged helix-turn-helix transcriptional regulator: protein MVTVNNGDEEGVVVRRSERKLKDPDLGILSTRLLFSIQKELFDTLAEQGHPDLRPQHGAVMGFLDEEGSRATELSRQSGTHKQVIGNLIDELEALEYVERRPDPRDRRAKLIVPTRRGRDQMKKSDAIMAAIEQRHAEAIGERKYTAFRDAFREITAQQLAQFDEAAASRREPRKGTGC, encoded by the coding sequence ATGGTGACAGTCAATAACGGTGACGAGGAGGGTGTCGTGGTGCGGCGCAGCGAACGGAAGCTCAAAGATCCGGATCTCGGGATTCTGTCCACGCGACTGCTCTTCTCGATCCAGAAGGAGCTCTTCGACACGCTGGCCGAGCAGGGGCATCCCGACCTGCGTCCACAGCACGGCGCCGTGATGGGCTTTCTCGACGAGGAGGGCAGCCGGGCGACGGAGCTGTCGCGGCAGTCGGGCACTCATAAGCAGGTCATCGGCAACCTGATCGACGAGCTGGAGGCCCTGGAGTACGTGGAGCGCCGGCCCGACCCCCGGGACCGGCGGGCCAAGCTGATCGTCCCCACCCGCCGCGGCCGGGACCAGATGAAGAAGTCGGACGCGATCATGGCCGCCATCGAGCAGCGGCATGCGGAGGCGATCGGTGAGCGGAAGTACACGGCATTCAGGGACGCCTTCCGGGAGATCACCGCCCAGCAGCTGGCCCAGTTCGACGAGGCCGCAGCCAGCAGGCGGGAGCCGCGCAAGGGCACCGGCTGCTGA
- a CDS encoding NADPH-dependent FMN reductase codes for MNGSTPVSSVWVVMAGSQIGNSLVAKTSSVVRKTSKAAGKPRPKRPSIRLGKIKTGRIVKRLRELHELGGDPAYGLGSPPALPEPQGVSSRTQTRPGEDWRPGTPPGRRDSQMTKDVDPGPVRMLVFGAALRADSTNARLASLASTLLVEAGAEVDLARMRDFDMPLYDGDVEADEGLPAGALALCERIKRCDAFVISSPEYNASVPGLLKNAIDWVSRVRPQPFKTKHALLLSSSPSLVGGNRGLWALRVPLEHLGTRVYPDMFSLPRAHEGFTQDGRLAQPGSQERLAEIISGFIQLVRADVQFVCLQRLWYEFPGDRTDALVTQRAED; via the coding sequence GTGAACGGCAGTACGCCGGTGTCGTCGGTCTGGGTGGTCATGGCAGGTTCCCAGATTGGGAACTCGCTGGTGGCGAAGACTTCGAGCGTGGTGAGGAAGACCTCGAAGGCGGCCGGGAAGCCCCGTCCGAAGCGCCCGTCGATCCGCCTGGGGAAGATCAAGACCGGTCGGATCGTGAAGCGGCTGCGGGAGCTGCACGAGCTGGGCGGAGACCCGGCGTACGGTCTCGGATCCCCTCCGGCACTCCCGGAGCCGCAAGGCGTGTCGTCTCGTACGCAGACCAGGCCCGGGGAAGACTGGCGGCCGGGGACACCGCCAGGCAGAAGGGACAGCCAGATGACCAAGGATGTCGACCCGGGTCCCGTTCGGATGCTGGTGTTCGGTGCGGCCCTGCGCGCTGATTCCACCAACGCGCGGCTGGCCTCGCTGGCATCGACCCTGCTCGTGGAGGCCGGTGCCGAGGTCGACCTGGCCAGGATGCGGGATTTCGACATGCCGCTGTACGACGGCGACGTGGAGGCCGACGAGGGTCTGCCCGCCGGTGCCCTGGCGCTGTGTGAGCGGATCAAGCGCTGCGATGCGTTCGTGATCTCGTCGCCCGAGTACAACGCCTCCGTTCCGGGACTGCTGAAGAACGCCATCGACTGGGTGTCACGAGTGCGGCCGCAGCCGTTCAAGACCAAGCACGCGCTGCTGCTGTCATCCTCGCCGTCGCTGGTCGGCGGCAACCGCGGCCTGTGGGCGTTGCGGGTCCCCCTTGAGCATCTGGGAACGCGGGTCTACCCCGACATGTTCAGCCTGCCCCGTGCGCACGAGGGCTTCACCCAGGACGGCCGGCTCGCTCAGCCCGGGTCGCAGGAGCGGCTCGCCGAAATCATCTCCGGGTTCATTCAACTGGTTCGGGCCGATGTGCAGTTCGTCTGCCTGCAGCGTCTCTGGTACGAGTTCCCGGGCGACCGCACGGACGCACTGGTAACGCAGCGGGCCGAGGACTGA
- a CDS encoding recombinase family protein, with the protein MLIGYCRTSTADQNPDHQIDALLRHGVDRDNIHVDVASGAKASRPKLDLVMQLLREGDTLKVTRLDRLSRSVLHLVTLGAELRERGIGLHVIEQGIDTATMEGRAMFGMLSVLAELQRELIVANTNDGLASARARGRVGGRRPRLTEDQAALAQRLYDEREKTVQQIADMFGVPRTTVYGHLDQNKTVPRQPKKTTVTKP; encoded by the coding sequence ATGCTCATCGGCTACTGCCGCACATCGACGGCCGACCAGAACCCCGATCATCAGATCGACGCACTCCTCCGCCACGGTGTCGACCGCGACAACATCCACGTCGACGTCGCCAGCGGCGCGAAGGCGTCCCGCCCAAAGCTCGACCTCGTCATGCAGCTGCTGCGCGAGGGCGACACGCTGAAGGTCACCCGGCTCGACCGGCTCTCACGCTCCGTGCTGCACCTGGTGACGCTCGGCGCCGAACTGCGTGAGCGCGGCATCGGGCTGCACGTCATCGAGCAGGGCATCGACACCGCCACCATGGAGGGCCGGGCGATGTTCGGGATGCTGTCCGTACTGGCAGAGCTCCAGCGCGAGCTGATTGTGGCGAACACCAACGACGGACTCGCCTCCGCACGGGCCCGCGGCCGGGTCGGCGGGCGCCGGCCACGCCTCACCGAGGACCAGGCTGCACTCGCCCAACGGCTCTACGACGAGCGGGAGAAGACCGTCCAGCAGATCGCCGACATGTTCGGCGTACCCCGGACGACGGTGTACGGGCACCTCGACCAGAACAAAACCGTCCCCCGCCAACCCAAGAAGACCACGGTCACGAAACCCTGA